The Nocardia vinacea genome contains the following window.
CTGGTCATCGACGAAATGCTGCTGACCCCGGATCTGCTGCCGATGTGGCTGGATGCGCTGGCCGGACTGGACGTCCAGCTGGTCTCCGTCACCTGTCCGCTGGCCGTCGCGGAACAGCGAGAACTGGCTCGCGGCAACGAAATCGGGTTGGCGCGGGGCTACCTTCGGCCAGCACGTCGGTCACCGTGTACGGTCGCGAGCTTCCTTCCACAGGCCGTAGAGGGCCAGTAGTGGCTTTGCCGCCATCCACTCACCGAACCGATAATCCGCTCCCCGCACCAGACGCGACGCGAGCTCCGGGCACTGCTGGGCGAGGTATTGTCGCCCCTTCTCGGCGTGCAGGGGAATCGAAATGATCTTGATCCGGTCGATGTCCTGCAGATATGGGATCGCGAAACTGATGTTTTCCCACGTGGACCGGCTCTGATCTTCGAGGACGAGCTCGCCGCGGTACCCGCAGGTCTCTGTGGCGTAGCGGGCCATCAGGGCTGCCTCGGATTGCGGACCCGCGCATGCACCTCCGCAGAGCACGAGACGACTGCTGACCATAGTCGGGTCGATGGACCGCAGACCGGCTCGCACGCGCCACCGGTTCATGATGTTCGCGCGTGTGCCCGTGTTGCGATAGCCGAGAACCACGATGGCCTCGGAGGTGCCCGTGGCCGATCCCACGCGCCTGTGAGAAGCGCGCCAGTTCTTCCACTCGCCCCACAGCAGCACGAGCACGAGACCGGTCGTTGAAAGCCAAGTCCGTTTCCGCACGAATTCAGCCAAGCACAAGCTCCTCGAAAAGCCGGTCCGCGACATGGCTTTTCACCGGTATCTATTGCTGCATCCCGACGTCGTTCGCCGACAATCAACGTCGCAATTCACCGGCATAGCGACCAGGGCAGGTTTCCGGGAACCTGCGGTGCAGCCGGTCGATGAATCGCTGTATAGCGCGCAGTTCCACCACCAGTTCTGCGCGGGATGCCGGATGCAGGCGGTGGGCGAGTCCGAGTTCACGGGTCAGCGCCTCGGCCCGATTCGTCAGTAGTTCCAAGAAGACCTGTGCTTGGGCAAGGTCGGGATCTTCGTGCATCTATGAGGCCGTCCTGTGGGCGTCGCATGGTTTCCAGGTGCGTCCCGGCGGTCGCGGCCCTCGACAGCGTGGGAATCGGACTGATGCTATCCCGCTACAGCACACTCCGTGATGACTTCGTACCCCTTGATCGTGAGTCTTTATACAGCCGATGGGAAGTCGTGAGAATGCCACCTCTGAAATGAGTATGTGAGTGCGAGGTTTCCCGGGGGCACTTCGCACTCACATACCGGCGAGGTTCAGTGGCACATCTCCACCGCGTCGGCCTTGTTGTCCGCGCTGGATGGCAGGGTGCCCCGAGCGTTGTCCGCGACGGAGGCGAGCAGCTGCCAGCGTTCGCCCGTCCAGTTGTACACCGCGACGGTTACGCCGGTGCGGTTCCAGTACGAGGTCAAACGGTCGCCGACGCCGCCGTTGCCGATGTCGTGCAGAAAACAGCCCGCGTCGTACTGCAGGATCATGCTGCCCGTGCCATTGGCACCGTCCCAGCCGCAGAACATTCCGCCCGGGCAGTCGTAGCTCGGTGACGCGGATGCCGGGGCGGCCGAGATCATCGCGCCACCCGAGACCGTGCCGAGTGTCAGCACGGCCGCGGCGAGCGGGACCAGACGGCGAACGGTGTTGGCGCGGTAGTTGATTTTCATGGTGATGTCCTTCGTGAGAATCGGTGTCGGCCTTCCGACGGCTTGACACCAACTCTGTGCGGACTCACCAACGGCCGACCAACGATCGACTAATCGGGCAGCTCAGCGCCCAGCGCGAGGTCTGGCTATTCCGTTGCTGTTGCGTTCTAGCCGCTTTGATCGTGCTCAGGTACCTGTGGTTCGAATGCCTGGGCAACGGCGAGGCTGTCCTCGTAGACGTGATGGCGGGTGATGAGGCCGTTTTCGACGGTGAGGTGCAGTGCGAATCGGGATCGGTAGGCGCGTCCGGTGGGGCGGGCAGTCTGACGAATTTCGCCGAGCACCACCGCATCCGGGCCGTCGACCAGGATGCGTTCGATCACGGTGCCGACCTTTTCGGGCACGTGGTGGCGAGCGATCTCGCGAAAATGCTCGGCCGCGTCGGCACGTGTGGCGCGGTGCCGAATCCATGGGGTGGCGGGTCGGTTGTGCTCGTTCTCCGGCCAATTCAGTTTCCAGTCGCTGACCGGGGCGTAGAGCGCGGCGGTGGCGTCCGGATCGCCCGCACCGATTCGGCGCAGCAAGTCCTCGACGACGGTGCGGGTGGTGATCGTCCCGAGATCGTTCATACCTGCCACCATGCCCGCACCGATGTGCCCCGTCGATTACCTCCGACGTAATACCGTTGGCCTATTGCGCCGCACAGGCTTTCGTGTATCGACAGCGCGGAGGTACTTCTACAATCCGTGCGTGACGCTTGCACTCGCCGACCTGGTCGGCTACACCGACCGCGATCTCGACACCGACCTGGCGCGTTGGTTCCCCGATACCGAAGCCGTCCAGCTTCCCGAGCAGACCCGACCGGTGGAACCGTTTCTCACGCGCCTGGCTCCCACGGACGCGGCGGCGCTGGCCGCGTTCGACCGCCGGGTGCGGTCAGGCCTGCTGCCGCAGTTTTTGGACATCTTCGACTGGTCCTACGGGTTCGATTTCGCCGGAAACGACTGCGGCATCATCGATTCGGACTACACGACCGAGCTGACCGGCGACGATGTCTACTCGATCGGTGCGGACGGCGGCGGCAATCTGTATGTCGTACTCACCAACGGCCAAGTGGCCGTGTGGTTCCACGAGGAGCAGGTGCTCGAGGGCGGCACCCGCTTCGACAACCTCGACGTCTTCCTCTGGTCGTTCGTGCGCTATCGCGCGGTACGCGCTGGGAAACTCGACCGCTCTTCGGTTGCGGCAGACTTTCTGGTGCTCGGCCAGGACGGCGCACTCGAACCGGAACTCGGCCTGCTGAGCCTCATGAAGTAGGGCTATCGAAAAGGCTCGGCGGGACGTGTATTCGGGGTGGTCGCGGATGTCGAAGCGATGGGTGAAGCCGCGGTCCGGCCAGATGTCCGTTACTCGGACGTGGTTGAACGGCGGCTAGCGGTTAGCGCCGGGATCGGCAACCTCGTCCGGGATCGACGGGTTCGGGGTGACCTTGCCGCCGTCCGAGCCGAGGGTGTAGGTGATGACCACCGGACCGCCCGAGGGGCAGCAGTTGGCATCGTTGCCGGTCAGCCAGCGATAGCGCACCTGGACACCGCGGTCGGAGGAGCCGACCACGCTCGTGTACGACGTCGCCTTCAGCGTCGCGGTGCCGAGATACCCGTCGTGGTTGAAGAACAGCACATGGTAGGGCGAGCTGGCCGTGCCGCGTGGCGTTGCCGCAAGCACCCAGAGCAGCTGCGGGCAGGAGCCGACCGGCGCGTCGGTGGCGCTGTCGATGATGTACGGGGCACCGCCCACCGAGGGGCCGATCGATGTGATCGCGCTGTTGACCACGCCCGAGTTCAGATCGACGCACCTGCCTTTACCCGCGGTGGCGGGGGCGTCATCGGCCTGCGTGCGCGTCGTCACCGGCGGCTGCTGCACCGGTGTGTCCTGCGTCGAGTCCGAACCAGTCGGTGCGGCGGTGGCGGACGCGGTGGCCGGGCCCGATGCGCCGGGCGTCGGCTGTCCGGTCGCCGATGGCGTCGCGGTGCTCTGGCATCCCGCGACCGCTCCGGTCACCACGATCGCCGCGAAAACCGTGCCGATGATCCTTCTCATTCGAATTCCCTCCCGAATTGGCTCTGCTGGGAAGGTCGGATCCGGGAGGGTTGCTGTTACGCCCCGAATTCCATGGTCTTGCTCCGGCATCGCGCGAAAGGCCGCCTCTGCCATGGAAATTGCCGACACCGAGCCATTCGCTGCCCGAGTGCCCACGCCAGGATGTCGTGCCGGGCCGTATCCCCGGGCTCGGTTCTCCAGCACCAGTGGCAGTTCCGCCATCACCGTTGAAACACTGCTCGAGCCGTTTCTGGAAATGCTATGCCGCGCATGGTGTCTCACCGCTTACCGCACTGTTGACTCCCGCGGATGTTCGGTACCTTCCCCGACCCGGCGAAGCCGTACTGGTGAGCGATGATCACGCAGTGACCATTCCATCAGCACTACGTGAGTCATTGCGTGACCCGGTGTTCTGGGCGCGGTATACCTTCGCGCACGAGGGCTGCCCCGGAGCCGATCGGCTCGGCGACATCAAGGACCTGCTCGACGATGATGCCGACGAGGACTGGGATGCCGACGAGGACTGGGATGCGGACGATACGGCGTTGGACGTCGAGTTCGATGTCGGCGGCGGCTACCGCGTACTGCTGACCGTCGACAGCTCGACCGACAGCTACAACCTGGGGATCGTCGTCCCGGACTCGACCGATGCGGCCGAGCTGGGTTGGGACGACCTGGCGGCCTGGCACCCGTACGCGCTGCGCTGGTTCGAACTCGACCTGATCTGTCGGGCAATCGCAGCCCTCGACCCACAATTGGCGCACCCCGGGGCACCACTGGCGCTGCTCTGCCGGTTCGCCGCAGTCTTCGAGGACGACGATGTGGACGAGGCAGTCGCCGCTGTGGACGCGGCGTACGTCTCACTACGTCCGCGACCGTCGGACGGCTACTGGCCGCGCGGCACCGACTGGCTCGAGCGTGCGGACTTCCGCGGCCAAGGCGTGGTCTGGCAACGCGACCAGGACGGCAACCTGTGGGCCTATCAGGGAGACGACGAAAAGGTGGACTTCTACAGCACACGTTCGGAACCGGTAGCCGGTACGGAATACTTTCCGCACGCCCAGCTGAAGGCTCTGCTGGCCGCCGCAGCCGCCACGCGGTCGGCGAGATAGACCTGAAAACGACCAGCGGCCCGCGAACAACTGCACAACATCTACACCGGCCGCATCCAGCCGCTCGAAGCGCGAATCAACCGCTGGGGCCAGGAAACCGGAATACGCCCTTCGCAATAGGCGCGGCCTGAATATGGAAGGAACTCCCTTCCATATTCAATCTATAGCGCACCCGGGGGCTTGCGGCAAGACCCCGGTCGTACCGCAGAATCACTGGCCGAAGCCAGAACGTGCGGAAATAGGAGTCGCGAATTGCGTGAGTTGCTGTCGACGTATGGATCGCGCGGGGATGTCCGCGACCACGCCATCGGCGACCAGCCGTACCCGGCGACGGATCCGGTCCTGGACCCGGGGCAGGAGACGAGCCGAGAAAGGGAGGGACATATGACGACTCAGGGGTACGAAGACGAATTGCAGTCCGAGCGAAGCTACGTGGCCGGGCTCTATACGCGGCTCGATGCCGAACGCGCGCGCGTGAAGGGAAATTACACCGCGGCGTTGCGGGGAACCGGGGGGACACCCATGGAACGGGATGTCGAGGTGCGCACGCTGGCCAGGGAGGCGAAGCGGCTGGACGTGGCTGACAACGGGCTGTGTTTCGGCAGGTTGGACACCGTTTCGGGCGAACATTCCTATATCGGCCGGATCGGCATCTTCGACGAGGAGAACGAGTACGAGCCGCTGTTGCTCGATTGGCGGGCACCGGCGTCGCGGGCATTCTATGTCGCCACTGCCGCGACCCCCGAGAACATGCGTAGACGCCGCCAGTTTCACACGCATGGACGTCGAGTTGTCGATTTCACCGACGAGGTGCTCGGCCGTCCGAATGATGGCGAGCGCGGGGACGCGGCCTTGCTCGCGGCGGTCAATGCACCGCGCGGTGCGGGGATGCGCGACATCGTGGCGACGATCCAGGCCGAACAGGACCGGATCATCCGGCTCGATCACCCGGGTGTGCTGGTGATCGAGGGTGGCCCGGGCACCGGGAAGACCGTGGTGGCGCTGCACCGCGTCGCGTACCTGCTCTACACCCAGCGGGAGCGGATGGAGCGCCACGGTGTGCTCGTAGTCGGGCCGAATCCGGCGTTCCTCAACCACATCGGCCGCGTGCTGCCGTCGCTGGGCGAGACGAATGTCGTGTTCATGACCACCGGCGATCTGCTGCCCGGTTTGCGCGTCACCGCCGAGGACGCCGCGGATGCCGCGCGGCTCAAGGGCTCGCTGAAGATTCTGGACGTGCTCGCGGCGGCCATCGCCGATCGGCAGCGGGTGCCGGAGCATCCGGTGCCTATCGAACTGCAAGACGTCACGGTGCGAATCGACACCGAGACCGCGGAGTGGGCGAGGGAGGAGGCACGGGCGAGCGGACTGCCGCACAACGAGGCCCGCGCGGTGTTCAGCGAGATCGTCACCTACGTGCTCACCGAACGGGCGATAGCCCGGATCGGCCGAGGCTGGCTGACCAGGAAGGACCGCAAAGCATGGGAGAATCTGCGGACCGACCTGCTCGCCGAGCTCGCCTGCAACGACCGGTTCACCGCCGCGCTCGATGAACTCTGGCCGATCATGACGCCGGAAACATTTCTGGCACAGTTGTATTCGTCCTCTGAACGGTTGCGCGCGTCTGGCGCCGACCAGTCCCTGTGGCGCGTCGATGGCGAAGCCTGGACGGTGTCGGACGTGCCGCTGCTCGACGAACTGGTCGACCTGCTGGGCCGCGACAAGGCAGCCGACGAGGCCGCCGCGCGCGCCGCCGAGCGGGAACGCAAGGCCGAGGCCGAGTACGCCGCAGGCGTGTTCGACACTCTGATCAAGCGCGAGGACCTGAACGACGACATCGGCCTGCTCGCCCAGGACATGCTCTACGCCGAGGACCTCGCCGAGCGCTTCCTCGAACGCGACACCCGTGAACTCGTCGAACGCGCTGCCGCGGACCGGGATTGGACTTATCGACACGTCGTGGTCGACGAAGCCCAGGAGCTGTCCGAAATGGACTGGCGGGTCCTGATGCGGCGCTGCCCGGGCCGATCCTTCACGGTGGTAGGTGATCTCGCGCAACGCAGGTCGGTGGCCGGAGCGACATCGTGGGACACGATGTTCGAACCGTACGTGCCCGGTCGCTGGGTCTATCGGTCGCTGTCGGTGAACTACCGCACCCCGGCGGAGATCATGACCGTTGCCGCCGCGGTGCTCGCCGAGTTCGCACCGGGAGTCCAGCCACCGGAGTCGGTCCGCGCATGTGGCGTCCAGCCCTGGTCCAGGCAGGTCACCGAGGACGAATTGCCCAATGCCATAGCGGAATTCGTACGTGACGAAGCGGGTCGCGAAGGCACCGGCATCGTGATCGGGCCACCGGGTGTGCCGGGCACGGTGCCTGCCTCGGAGACGAAGGGCCTGGAATTCGACGCCGTCCTGGTCGTGGAACCGGAACGAATCCTCGCCGAGGGCCCACGCGGCGCAGCCGAACTCTACGTCGCTTTGACCCGCGCCACCCAGCGCCTCGGTGTCTTGCATCATGGCCCCCTACCGCAGGCCCTAACCGGACTCGCCGAAATCGGCGCTCGCGCCGAGGCCGGTAATCGCGGGTCGGCTTGACGATTCGTGTGCGGCCCCGGACGCGATACCGGGGCCGCCGTCGACGGCGTAGATGATCTCGCCCGGGTCGTCGGAGTGCAGGCGGACGGACGGCTCGGCCGGTGTCGTCATCGGGTTGTCGAGGCGACCTCGGCCGGAAGTTCGTCGTCGGCGGAGCGGGGGCGTGGGGCGTTGTCGTGGGGCGGGATGGATCCGACGACGACTGTGATCACGAGGAGGAACGCGATCAATGCGCAACCGGTTCGGGTGAAATGGAACAGTTCCCAACGTCGCAGGATGTCGGCGTAGTCGCTGGGTGGCGTCCCTATGGCCCAGCGTTTGATCTGCTGGTTGATCGGTACGTTTCCGAAGCGGGTCACCAGGAATGAGATGAACGTCAGCGCTGAGGCACCCGCCGCGATCCACCGCGGCCATGACTTCGACCGTATTGCCAGGATCAGCGTGCTCAGGACGGCGAGACCCATCAGTGACTGCATCACCGGGCCGTTGACGCGCATCAGCGCGGTATGAAAAGTGAACCGAACATCAAGGGGCACTTCGCGAAACGCGTACAGCACGTTCACCGCGCCGTAGCCGAACGCACCGGCGAGCAGGCCGGGGAACAGCAGCGCCGCGGCCCGGACGGATTTCGACAACATCGGAACTCCCATCTCATATCGCAACATCAAGTTGCGATATCGTCAGCATGCCTGCCGTACGCCGATATCGCAACAAGGAGTTGCAATGACCGCACCCCTCGGACGCGGACCGAAGGTTCGCGCCGCCGTGCTCGCCGCGACCGTCGACGAGTTGAGCGAGCACGGGTACGCCGCGTTCACCGTCGAGAACGTCGCCCAGCGCGTCGGTGTGCACAAGACCACCGTCTACCGGCGCTGGGCCGACCGGGACGAACTGATCGCCGATGCGCTGGCCGACAGCGTCGAAGCGGAAATCCCCATCCCCGATTCGGGTTCGGTCGAGGACGACCTGCGCGCGCTGGCGCGCAGTCTGGTCGCGTGGATCAGCAGCCCGTCCGGCCGGGCGGTCCTCGCTGTCATGCTGTCCAACGCCGCACCGCCCGATCAGACCCGCCATGCGTTCCGTGACCGCATCCGCAAGGCGCTGCCGGTCGTGACGCGCGCGGTCGAACGCGGTGAACTCCCCGCTGGCACAAACCCCGCCGAGCTGATCAAAACTCTTGTGGCGCCGATCTATTTCCGCGTACTGATCACCCGTGAGCCGGTGGACGACAGCACCGCCGACGCGGCCGCGGCAGTGGCTTTGACCGCGGCGCGCGCCGGTCTGTTCGGCTGAGCCTGGTGAAACAAATCGGTTGTCGGAATCGTGGCGGCCGAGCAGTATGCCCCGAAAAATCGGTAGCCCACACCATCGCATGGGTAAACGCCGAACTGATGAAGAACGCCACCGAGATCGGCCAGTTGCGGCTCCTGCGGTCAGCTCGAAACACCGAATGAGGCAGACGGATTCAAGTCACCCTCGCTCGGCTCCGTCCGGCCAAACGATCTCCACCGGCAGGCCACGGGCTCGCGCCAGCGCGACCACCGTGCCGGTCCCGCCTTGGCCGCCGGCCTCGCCATCCCATACCGCGACGAGCCGATCGCAGGATGACAGCATGGCTTCGTTGGCGGCCTCGTAGGCTTCCCGCCCGGCGTCGTCGAAGTCCATGATGCGCACAGTTTCGGCGCGTGCGATCAGCTCGTCGAACAGCTCCGCGTGGTCGGGTTTCACCTTCCGCTGTCGATAATTCGTCGACGGCAGCACCACTTCCAGCCGCCCACCGGCATCGAGCACGGCCCGGGCGAATACCGAGTCAGCACCGCGCGCAATGCAGCTGACACCCACGAGATCCTCGGGGTCTCCTTGTCTGGCAAGGACTTTCCTGATCGCGTCGTACACGAACGGGACTGTGTCGGCCGTGATATTCATATGTCCGGTGACGCCGATGCGAGCCATGGGAACTTTCTATACCGCCACCGGAGGTCGCATCCGGGCGCGGTCAGGCAATAACGTCGATTGGTGACGTAGACCTCGACCGACACGGACTGGGCTGCCCGGTCAAAGCCCCACGGCGGGTCAGTAGTGCGGCGCGTAGCCCTCGACGCGGATGAGCACATAACCTGCGCTGTAAGCGGAGTCGATGGTGGTCTGATCGACTGCGATGATGTTGTCCTGGCGCGCTTCGCTCCAGAACTGGTACAGCGGGCTCGTACCGGGCTCCTGGCTGGAGTTGATATATCCCTGAATGCCGATGTAGGTGTATCCGGCGCTGTAGGCGGAATCGATACCTACCTGTGTCGCTGTGCTGAAGTTGTCCTGGCGGCTGTTGCTCCAGAACAGGTGCAGCGGTACGGTTTCCGGCTGCTGGGTCTCGTAGACGAATGCTTCCTTGCGGATGGGCAGGTAGTCGGCGGCGGTGGCGCTGTTTTCGTCGTTGCGGTTGCCGGTGGTGAAGTTGTCGCCGCGTTCCGGATTCCACCATGTGTAAAGCGGGTACAGCGACGGTACGTCCGCGTGCGCGGGGGGTGCAGCAGCGAGAGTAGTCCCGGCGATGCCCGCCGCAGCCAATAGCGTAGCTGCCGAGATCATGAGGCGCTGATGACGGAAACGTGCATTTTCGCGCGCCGCCGACACCGGTCCCATCGATTCCATGATCCGTCGCATCATGATTGTCCCCTGTTCGAGTCTTCCGACACCACTGCTGCCGAGCCCATTGACTCGAAAGCGTCTGTCGGCCAAGTGATTACGTGCAGTACAACGGTAATTTCCGTGCCGCGCCTGCTGCTATACGCAGACCTGCGTATAGCGGTCCGGCTTTTCGGCTGATATGCGAGATCTGTTGGTGCACAATGCAGGAGTGAGCGATCGGCCGGGTGGGGACGCCAAGAAGATTCACGATCTAGCGCTGGAGATCATCACCGAGAAACAGCCGGTGCGGGTCTGGCCGCTATTGATGCAGAGGTTGACCGCTGACCTACCGTGTGATTTGGCTGTCCTGGTCGACCTGAACTGGGACGCCGGCACAGGTCACGCGCTCACCGGTTCCCCGGACTGGTTGTACGAGGCCCCGCTGGACGCACTCATCCACGCGCACATGCGATCTCATCCCTTGCTGCGGCACTACGCACACACTCGGGACATGACACCGCTGAGCATGGACGAGGTCGCCGATGACCGCTGGTGGAAAGGGGAGGGGTATCGAGCGGGTAAGGACGCGATCGGCATCGACCGCCAGCTCGCTTTGCCGCTGTCCGCGGGGCCGGGCAAAATCCGCAGTGTCATCATGAGCCGCAGCGGTCTCGGATTCAGCGATCGCGACCTCGAATACGCCGTGCTCGCCAGATCATTGCTCGATACCGTCGAAGCCCACGAGGCGGCGGTCATCGCCGGCACGGGACCGGGGGACCCCGCCGAACACAAGATCACTCCACGTGAGCTCGCGGTCCTGACTCTGCTATGCGATGGGCTGACCGCTCGCGCCATCGGCACCAGACTCGCGATTACCCAAGCGACCGTGTCCAAGCACACCGAAAACATCTACCGCAAGCTCGGTGTGCGCGACCGCATCTCGGCACTGCGCAAAGCGCAGAGTCTCGGCCTCGTCCCACCCCGCCGAGGTTAGCCCGCGGCCCGCACCGCGGCGGTGCTGAGATCGTCGACGTTGGCGCAGGCATCGGATGGAAGCGGTGGCCAACTGCCGTCGGTCGGGTGATCGGGATCGCCGTACTGGGCGAGCGGGACCGCGCTCCAAGCGATCGCAAGGCTGATGAGATGACCGTTCAATCGGCCGTCGCTACAGCGCATCTCGCCGGCAGAGTCAGAGTCCGTGCGCTGCGGTAAGACAGGGTGAGTCAGACCATCGTCATTCGCTTGCGAAGTAGGTCGGATTCGACGCGGCCGGACCGATGCGCAGCGCGACTGCACGGA
Protein-coding sequences here:
- a CDS encoding YdcF family protein encodes the protein MAEFVRKRTWLSTTGLVLVLLWGEWKNWRASHRRVGSATGTSEAIVVLGYRNTGTRANIMNRWRVRAGLRSIDPTMVSSRLVLCGGACAGPQSEAALMARYATETCGYRGELVLEDQSRSTWENISFAIPYLQDIDRIKIISIPLHAEKGRQYLAQQCPELASRLVRGADYRFGEWMAAKPLLALYGLWKEARDRTR
- a CDS encoding DUF1772 domain-containing protein is translated as MLSKSVRAAALLFPGLLAGAFGYGAVNVLYAFREVPLDVRFTFHTALMRVNGPVMQSLMGLAVLSTLILAIRSKSWPRWIAAGASALTFISFLVTRFGNVPINQQIKRWAIGTPPSDYADILRRWELFHFTRTGCALIAFLLVITVVVGSIPPHDNAPRPRSADDELPAEVASTTR
- a CDS encoding LppP/LprE family lipoprotein, with translation MRRIIGTVFAAIVVTGAVAGCQSTATPSATGQPTPGASGPATASATAAPTGSDSTQDTPVQQPPVTTRTQADDAPATAGKGRCVDLNSGVVNSAITSIGPSVGGAPYIIDSATDAPVGSCPQLLWVLAATPRGTASSPYHVLFFNHDGYLGTATLKATSYTSVVGSSDRGVQVRYRWLTGNDANCCPSGGPVVITYTLGSDGGKVTPNPSIPDEVADPGANR
- a CDS encoding nuclear transport factor 2 family protein, which codes for MNDLGTITTRTVVEDLLRRIGAGDPDATAALYAPVSDWKLNWPENEHNRPATPWIRHRATRADAAEHFREIARHHVPEKVGTVIERILVDGPDAVVLGEIRQTARPTGRAYRSRFALHLTVENGLITRHHVYEDSLAVAQAFEPQVPEHDQSG
- a CDS encoding helix-turn-helix transcriptional regulator — encoded protein: MSDRPGGDAKKIHDLALEIITEKQPVRVWPLLMQRLTADLPCDLAVLVDLNWDAGTGHALTGSPDWLYEAPLDALIHAHMRSHPLLRHYAHTRDMTPLSMDEVADDRWWKGEGYRAGKDAIGIDRQLALPLSAGPGKIRSVIMSRSGLGFSDRDLEYAVLARSLLDTVEAHEAAVIAGTGPGDPAEHKITPRELAVLTLLCDGLTARAIGTRLAITQATVSKHTENIYRKLGVRDRISALRKAQSLGLVPPRRG
- a CDS encoding TetR/AcrR family transcriptional regulator encodes the protein MTAPLGRGPKVRAAVLAATVDELSEHGYAAFTVENVAQRVGVHKTTVYRRWADRDELIADALADSVEAEIPIPDSGSVEDDLRALARSLVAWISSPSGRAVLAVMLSNAAPPDQTRHAFRDRIRKALPVVTRAVERGELPAGTNPAELIKTLVAPIYFRVLITREPVDDSTADAAAAVALTAARAGLFG
- a CDS encoding phosphotransferase-like protein, with product MLWSACAAAAEFAHGGDHLVIDEMLLTPDLLPMWLDALAGLDVQLVSVTCPLAVAEQRELARGNEIGLARGYLRPARRSPCTVASFLPQAVEGQ
- the helR gene encoding RNA polymerase recycling motor ATPase HelR → MTTQGYEDELQSERSYVAGLYTRLDAERARVKGNYTAALRGTGGTPMERDVEVRTLAREAKRLDVADNGLCFGRLDTVSGEHSYIGRIGIFDEENEYEPLLLDWRAPASRAFYVATAATPENMRRRRQFHTHGRRVVDFTDEVLGRPNDGERGDAALLAAVNAPRGAGMRDIVATIQAEQDRIIRLDHPGVLVIEGGPGTGKTVVALHRVAYLLYTQRERMERHGVLVVGPNPAFLNHIGRVLPSLGETNVVFMTTGDLLPGLRVTAEDAADAARLKGSLKILDVLAAAIADRQRVPEHPVPIELQDVTVRIDTETAEWAREEARASGLPHNEARAVFSEIVTYVLTERAIARIGRGWLTRKDRKAWENLRTDLLAELACNDRFTAALDELWPIMTPETFLAQLYSSSERLRASGADQSLWRVDGEAWTVSDVPLLDELVDLLGRDKAADEAAARAAERERKAEAEYAAGVFDTLIKREDLNDDIGLLAQDMLYAEDLAERFLERDTRELVERAAADRDWTYRHVVVDEAQELSEMDWRVLMRRCPGRSFTVVGDLAQRRSVAGATSWDTMFEPYVPGRWVYRSLSVNYRTPAEIMTVAAAVLAEFAPGVQPPESVRACGVQPWSRQVTEDELPNAIAEFVRDEAGREGTGIVIGPPGVPGTVPASETKGLEFDAVLVVEPERILAEGPRGAAELYVALTRATQRLGVLHHGPLPQALTGLAEIGARAEAGNRGSA
- a CDS encoding peptidase inhibitor family I36 protein, whose amino-acid sequence is MKINYRANTVRRLVPLAAAVLTLGTVSGGAMISAAPASASPSYDCPGGMFCGWDGANGTGSMILQYDAGCFLHDIGNGGVGDRLTSYWNRTGVTVAVYNWTGERWQLLASVADNARGTLPSSADNKADAVEMCH